A window of the Parabacteroides merdae ATCC 43184 genome harbors these coding sequences:
- a CDS encoding Rossmann-like and DUF2520 domain-containing protein encodes MKIIFLGSGNLATRLSLEMHRKGMQIGQVYSHTPENAQQLAALLGCPWTTDPETVDTDADLYVFSLKDTVLADVIARVRPNEGLWVHTAGSMPMDVFNGHTANYGVLYPMQTFSKTREVDFNVIPFFLEANTSENAGKLQHLAEKLSGNIHFLSSDKRKSLHLAAVFACNFTNHIYALAVKLLEEQDIPADVLLPLIDETAAKIHTMPPRVAQTGPAIRYDENVINKHLAMLGDSDMRSIYRLISQSIHKEAQHE; translated from the coding sequence TCTGGCAACTTGGCGACGCGCTTGTCGCTCGAAATGCATCGCAAAGGGATGCAGATCGGGCAGGTGTATAGCCATACGCCGGAAAATGCACAGCAGCTGGCTGCTCTGTTGGGCTGTCCCTGGACAACTGATCCCGAAACTGTCGATACGGATGCTGACCTGTATGTCTTTTCTTTAAAAGATACGGTTTTGGCGGATGTGATTGCTCGTGTCAGGCCGAATGAGGGCTTGTGGGTGCATACGGCAGGCAGTATGCCGATGGATGTTTTCAACGGCCATACGGCCAATTATGGAGTCCTGTATCCGATGCAGACGTTTAGTAAAACACGGGAGGTAGATTTCAACGTGATCCCTTTTTTTCTTGAAGCTAATACGTCTGAAAATGCTGGCAAATTGCAACATTTGGCGGAGAAACTTTCGGGAAATATCCATTTCCTGTCGTCCGACAAACGTAAAAGTTTACACCTGGCAGCTGTTTTTGCCTGTAATTTTACCAACCATATTTATGCGTTGGCTGTTAAATTATTAGAAGAACAGGATATACCGGCTGATGTCTTGTTGCCACTTATCGACGAGACGGCAGCCAAGATACATACGATGCCGCCGAGGGTGGCACAGACTGGTCCGGCTATCCGATATGATGAGAATGTGATTAATAAACATTTGGCTATGTTGGGGGATTCCGATATGCGGTCGATCTACCGGCTGATCAGTCAAAGCATACATAAGGAGGCACAACATGAGTAG
- a CDS encoding KdsC family phosphatase yields MSSINYDLSKIKAFVFDVDGVLSCDVIPLHPNGDPMRTVNIKDGYALQLAVKKGYHVAIITGGYTEAVQIRFSRLGITHIYMKSAVKVHDYRDFLEKTGLQPEEVMYAGDDIPDYEVMTMVGLPVAPADAAPEIKRIAKYISHKNGGAGVARDVIEQVMRAQGHWMGDEAFGW; encoded by the coding sequence ATGAGTAGTATCAATTATGATCTGAGTAAGATAAAGGCTTTTGTCTTTGATGTAGACGGTGTTTTGTCCTGTGATGTAATCCCGTTGCATCCGAATGGCGACCCTATGCGTACCGTTAATATAAAAGATGGCTATGCCTTGCAGCTCGCTGTCAAGAAAGGCTATCACGTAGCCATCATTACCGGAGGCTATACGGAAGCGGTACAGATCCGCTTTTCGCGTCTCGGCATTACTCATATATATATGAAGAGTGCAGTAAAAGTCCACGATTACCGGGATTTTCTGGAAAAGACTGGTCTGCAGCCTGAAGAGGTTATGTATGCCGGGGACGATATTCCTGACTACGAAGTGATGACAATGGTCGGCCTGCCGGTAGCACCCGCTGATGCGGCTCCTGAGATCAAGCGTATCGCCAAATATATCTCCCACAAGAATGGGGGGGCTGGCGTTGCCCGCGATGTAATCGAACAAGTCATGAGAGCTCAAGGCCACTGGATGGGTGACGAGGCTTTCGGCTGGTAG